From a single Clostridia bacterium genomic region:
- a CDS encoding xanthine dehydrogenase family protein subunit M, with product MKLPSLYVPSNLQDALARLNANSGARPIAGGTDLLLGVKRGKISCSEMVNLGSLSELRYITQEGNRIRIGALTTIAQIENSDLIARYIPAVTAAASCLGSWQIRTTATLGGNLCNAAPSAEMAPPLIALGAEVRLVSLGGDRTVPLESFFVGPGSTVLRPGEILQEVIIPIPTSEVQTTYLRHSLKRSTDIAVVNVAVALRLSAGKAEDVRLVLGAVAPTPIRARAAESILEGNSPTMATIVRAAEEASKECSPISDLRGSADYRREMVRVYVKRALANWAA from the coding sequence ATGAAACTGCCAAGCTTGTATGTTCCTTCGAACTTGCAGGACGCCCTAGCTCGGTTGAATGCTAATTCCGGAGCTAGACCCATTGCTGGTGGAACTGATCTGCTGTTGGGTGTTAAAAGGGGCAAAATATCTTGCTCGGAGATGGTTAATCTGGGATCTCTTTCTGAGCTCAGGTATATCACGCAAGAAGGGAATCGGATAAGGATTGGCGCTCTGACTACCATTGCTCAGATTGAGAATTCGGATTTAATTGCTAGATACATTCCGGCGGTCACTGCAGCGGCCAGTTGCCTGGGCTCATGGCAGATACGTACCACGGCTACATTGGGAGGCAACCTTTGCAATGCCGCACCCTCGGCGGAAATGGCACCGCCGCTGATTGCCCTGGGAGCAGAGGTGAGGTTGGTAAGCCTGGGCGGAGATAGGACTGTGCCGCTGGAATCGTTTTTTGTTGGCCCCGGATCAACCGTTCTTCGCCCCGGAGAGATTCTCCAGGAAGTTATTATACCGATTCCTACAAGTGAGGTTCAGACCACATATCTACGGCACTCGTTGAAGCGTTCTACCGACATTGCTGTAGTTAACGTGGCGGTTGCCTTAAGGCTTTCCGCTGGGAAGGCGGAGGATGTTCGCCTGGTTTTAGGGGCGGTGGCGCCCACGCCTATAAGGGCAAGAGCTGCTGAAAGTATTCTTGAAGGCAACTCCCCAACCATGGCCACGATTGTTCGGGCAGCTGAAGAAGCATCCAAGGAATGCAGTCCTATTAGTGACCTCCGCGGTAGTGCCGACTACCGGAGGGAGATGGTGCGAGTTTACGTAAAGCGGGCTCTTGCCAACTGGGCGGCTTAG
- a CDS encoding xanthine dehydrogenase family protein molybdopterin-binding subunit yields the protein MAMVNDFKVLGKATPLIDGALKATGQARYTADLHLPGMLYGKILRSPYPHARILNIDVSRAKKLVGVKAVITHADTPGVKFGPVIDDWYILAKDKVRFIGEEVAAVAAVDEDTAIEALDLIKVEYEPLPAVFDPEEALEPGAPIINEGCENNLAFKWEVDRGDFEAALREADVVVEDTFSTSQVYQAYLEPMCGVAYVDDNGRYVLFASTQVPSKLRFTYSKGLGVSMQDIRVIKPMMGGGFGAKFETALHPIAMLLARKSGRPVKIVNERDEDFMAGNPRVPMKIFLRIGFKKDGTILAKEAKVIAGNGGRTVYGPPILSTACYRTDQLYRFTNIKTRGYLAYTNTVPTGCFRGFGNAQMTFALESLLDEAAEELGMDPADLRLRNAVQDGHLSPHGWYIPTSGLSECIRRATQMSGWKDKRASAAQGPVRRGIGLACCNHVSGNRPFFRPFDGASAIIRIGEDGKILLIHGECDMGQGQDTVFAMLAAETLGAKLEDVRVSVVDTDISPFGLGSFATRGTTIGGHGVVAAAKAARAKLFEAAAELLQAEVQELDACSGTIFVASNPDKAISIAEAARHYMFTHGGGPIVTQGTYVPDTQIPDENKYGNPSPVYPFGCQVAEVEVDTETGLVRVVELWAVHDVGRALNPMALEGQIHGGAAMGIGWALTENMVTVQGKVENAGFMDYRIPGSRDLPRFHVGFVETNDPKGPYGAKGIGEPALNPTAAAVANAICNAIGARITSLPITPEKVLAALRGKRKD from the coding sequence GTGGCGATGGTGAATGATTTCAAGGTCTTAGGCAAAGCGACGCCGTTAATTGATGGGGCCCTTAAGGCGACCGGTCAGGCCAGGTATACAGCTGACCTACACTTGCCGGGCATGCTCTACGGGAAAATCTTAAGGAGCCCTTACCCGCATGCTCGGATCTTAAACATCGACGTCAGCCGGGCAAAAAAGTTGGTTGGCGTAAAAGCCGTAATTACCCATGCCGATACCCCGGGGGTAAAGTTCGGGCCGGTTATTGATGACTGGTATATTCTAGCCAAAGACAAAGTCAGGTTCATAGGTGAAGAAGTGGCGGCTGTGGCGGCGGTGGATGAAGATACGGCCATAGAAGCTTTAGACCTTATAAAAGTAGAATACGAACCCTTGCCAGCAGTTTTTGACCCTGAAGAAGCGCTGGAGCCGGGTGCTCCCATAATCAACGAGGGCTGCGAGAACAACCTAGCTTTCAAATGGGAGGTGGACCGGGGAGATTTCGAGGCAGCGCTACGGGAAGCTGATGTGGTGGTAGAGGATACCTTTAGCACCAGCCAGGTCTACCAAGCGTACCTGGAACCTATGTGCGGAGTAGCGTATGTGGACGACAACGGTAGATACGTTCTCTTTGCCAGCACCCAAGTGCCGTCAAAGCTACGGTTCACCTATTCCAAGGGCTTAGGAGTATCCATGCAGGATATTCGGGTAATCAAGCCTATGATGGGGGGCGGGTTTGGCGCCAAGTTTGAGACTGCCCTTCATCCCATAGCTATGCTCTTGGCCCGAAAGAGCGGACGCCCGGTCAAGATCGTAAACGAACGCGATGAGGACTTCATGGCCGGCAACCCAAGGGTGCCGATGAAAATATTCCTCCGGATTGGTTTCAAGAAGGACGGCACCATCTTGGCCAAAGAGGCCAAGGTAATAGCCGGAAACGGCGGCCGGACCGTATACGGCCCGCCCATTCTGTCCACGGCATGTTACCGTACCGATCAGCTCTACCGATTTACCAACATCAAAACCCGTGGCTACTTGGCTTATACCAACACTGTTCCGACCGGATGCTTTCGTGGTTTTGGTAATGCCCAGATGACCTTTGCTTTAGAGTCGTTGCTAGACGAGGCAGCTGAAGAGCTGGGTATGGATCCGGCCGATTTGCGCCTCCGCAACGCTGTCCAGGATGGCCACTTGTCACCCCATGGGTGGTATATACCTACTTCTGGCCTATCTGAGTGCATTAGGCGGGCTACCCAGATGTCTGGATGGAAAGATAAGCGGGCCAGCGCAGCTCAGGGACCGGTGCGTCGAGGGATAGGATTGGCTTGTTGCAATCACGTTTCCGGAAACCGTCCCTTCTTCCGGCCGTTCGATGGGGCTTCCGCCATTATCCGCATTGGAGAGGATGGCAAGATCCTTCTAATCCATGGCGAATGCGATATGGGCCAGGGGCAAGATACGGTGTTTGCTATGCTAGCTGCCGAGACTTTAGGGGCTAAGCTCGAGGATGTCCGGGTCAGCGTGGTTGATACCGACATCAGCCCATTTGGCTTGGGGTCATTTGCTACCCGTGGTACCACGATTGGGGGGCACGGTGTGGTGGCAGCTGCCAAGGCGGCCCGGGCTAAACTCTTCGAAGCCGCGGCCGAGCTTCTCCAGGCTGAAGTCCAAGAACTGGATGCCTGCTCTGGCACCATCTTTGTGGCCAGCAATCCCGACAAGGCTATCTCCATAGCTGAGGCTGCCCGCCACTACATGTTCACCCACGGCGGTGGCCCGATAGTTACTCAGGGAACCTATGTACCCGATACCCAAATCCCAGATGAGAACAAGTACGGCAACCCTTCGCCCGTTTACCCCTTTGGATGTCAGGTTGCTGAAGTTGAGGTGGATACCGAGACGGGTTTGGTTAGAGTGGTTGAATTATGGGCCGTCCATGACGTTGGCCGGGCCTTGAATCCCATGGCCTTGGAAGGGCAAATCCACGGCGGGGCGGCTATGGGCATAGGCTGGGCTTTAACAGAAAACATGGTTACCGTCCAGGGAAAGGTAGAGAATGCAGGTTTCATGGACTATAGGATCCCCGGGTCTCGGGACCTGCCTAGATTCCACGTTGGCTTTGTAGAGACTAATGATCCCAAAGGGCCTTATGGGGCGAAAGGCATTGGGGAGCCGGCGCTTAACCCCACGGCTGCAGCTGTGGCCAATGCTATATGCAATGCCATTGGGGCTCGAATAACTAGTCTCCCAATTACGCCCGAGAAAGTATTGGCGGCGCTTCGGGGAAAGCGGAAGGACTAA
- a CDS encoding (2Fe-2S)-binding protein: MKQEISLRINGEQYQITTAPERLLVDVLREDLLLTGTKKGCAEGECGACTVLIDGEPVASCMTLVGQVQGKEITTIEGLARNGELHPIQKAFVELGAIQCGFCSPGFIMVAKALLDKNPNPTEEEIKRAIAGNLCRCTGYQKIVEAIQAAAKEMAGGGDGE; the protein is encoded by the coding sequence TTGAAGCAGGAGATCAGCTTAAGGATCAATGGCGAACAATATCAAATAACCACGGCACCTGAACGCTTATTGGTTGATGTGTTGCGTGAAGACCTGTTATTGACTGGGACCAAGAAGGGTTGTGCTGAGGGAGAGTGTGGCGCCTGTACAGTGCTAATTGACGGCGAGCCGGTAGCTTCCTGCATGACGCTGGTGGGGCAGGTCCAGGGCAAGGAAATTACCACCATCGAGGGGTTAGCTCGGAACGGTGAGTTGCACCCGATTCAGAAAGCCTTTGTGGAGCTAGGAGCTATTCAATGCGGATTCTGCAGTCCAGGATTCATAATGGTGGCCAAAGCGCTATTGGATAAAAACCCCAACCCTACGGAAGAGGAGATTAAACGGGCCATAGCGGGAAATCTGTGCCGCTGCACCGGCTACCAAAAGATAGTTGAAGCTATTCAGGCAGCAGCTAAGGAGATGGCAGGGGGTGGCGATGGTGAATGA
- a CDS encoding ANTAR domain-containing protein: MYELRVVVADADPESVKDWKQGLIRAGYVVVGEANDGHKALQILFQLRPDVAIIDAELPGRRALQVARVASEQRLCAVVLAIRAPYNEIMEAIGEAGVSACLIKPASEANLIAAVETAYANYTRLLRLEQEKRRAEEQLATRKVIERAKGIIMERMGLSEAEAYQYLRRLSMDRCIPMGELAKAILRNGGPSQPTPPRK; encoded by the coding sequence ATGTACGAACTTCGAGTGGTGGTAGCCGATGCCGACCCCGAGTCGGTAAAGGACTGGAAACAAGGCTTGATCCGGGCTGGCTATGTGGTGGTGGGCGAAGCTAACGATGGGCATAAGGCTCTACAAATCCTCTTTCAGCTTCGTCCCGATGTAGCCATCATCGATGCCGAATTGCCCGGGCGCCGGGCGTTGCAGGTGGCCAGAGTAGCCAGCGAGCAGCGGCTCTGCGCAGTGGTACTGGCCATTAGGGCTCCATATAACGAGATTATGGAGGCTATAGGCGAGGCCGGGGTCTCGGCCTGCCTGATCAAGCCTGCCAGCGAAGCCAACCTCATCGCTGCAGTAGAAACCGCTTATGCCAATTATACCCGCCTCTTGCGCCTGGAGCAGGAAAAGCGGAGGGCGGAAGAGCAGCTGGCCACCCGCAAAGTCATTGAGCGGGCCAAGGGAATAATTATGGAGCGAATGGGCCTCTCAGAAGCCGAGGCCTACCAGTATCTGCGCCGCCTCAGCATGGACCGCTGTATTCCCATGGGCGAGCTGGCCAAAGCCATCCTCCGAAACGGCGGGCCAAGCCAACCCACCCCACCCAGAAAGTGA
- a CDS encoding carbon starvation protein A: MNALIWLVGGYGLLFLSHFLLKKPTERIWPPDPNRTTPALESKDSRDFAKNHVAIVTGQYFMAIAGLSPILSAIMGLYWGWIPALIWLLVGVSLMGTPTEYIHIMASVRNKGATMGEIVRKVIGDASGICAAISLWFLGTITYSIFMTTMAKTMVSIPMATIPTIALTIIAICFGYLRSKRNIPVFSGTVVALIVWAFTIYLGIKYPISWSYDAWVVGLIAYTFIAAYLPVWLILAPRDFLNSGVLLFGALLGTIALLAGIPHFTMPAWVGWETARGLLWPAIMATITCGAINATHCMMSAGIASRQLDNEKHAFTVVSLGTKGETLLALVTIALIATHWDYAGFTSTVVKNAGGAFSQAFAAAAKNLGIPEHIGLTMGALTLTGFIITTMDAYARGARYSLEELARRLRPLGALHLEKPIISTFFVVLIGTWMALKTPFNQLWAGFALVSLTFAIYPYAVVLINRLEEGKPIDGHFITWIVVPGAFMYISGLAALLYFIYRFSTEAQWTPLVMATFLLVLFVLSSCQIAAKVTKLRSQIAKPPEGKVVDLT; this comes from the coding sequence ATGAATGCTTTGATATGGCTGGTAGGGGGTTACGGTCTCCTATTCCTAAGTCACTTTTTGCTCAAAAAGCCTACCGAGCGGATTTGGCCGCCAGACCCAAATCGGACTACCCCGGCATTGGAGAGCAAGGATAGCCGAGACTTTGCCAAGAATCACGTTGCCATTGTAACCGGTCAGTACTTCATGGCTATTGCTGGGCTATCACCTATTCTCTCCGCTATTATGGGCCTGTATTGGGGATGGATTCCAGCGTTGATTTGGCTGCTGGTAGGTGTTAGCCTCATGGGCACTCCTACCGAGTACATTCACATAATGGCCTCGGTGCGCAACAAGGGTGCCACCATGGGGGAGATAGTTAGAAAGGTCATTGGCGATGCTTCCGGGATTTGTGCAGCCATCTCCTTATGGTTTCTGGGCACCATCACTTACTCCATATTCATGACCACCATGGCCAAAACTATGGTCAGCATACCTATGGCTACTATTCCGACCATTGCTTTAACCATAATTGCAATTTGTTTCGGCTATTTAAGGAGTAAGAGGAACATACCCGTATTTAGTGGAACTGTAGTGGCATTGATTGTGTGGGCCTTTACGATCTACCTGGGGATTAAGTACCCGATCAGCTGGTCGTATGATGCCTGGGTAGTTGGGCTAATAGCCTATACTTTTATCGCGGCTTATCTGCCAGTATGGCTGATCCTTGCTCCTCGCGACTTCTTAAACTCTGGGGTTCTTCTCTTTGGAGCGCTTCTTGGGACTATTGCACTTTTGGCCGGTATACCGCACTTTACCATGCCTGCCTGGGTAGGTTGGGAGACGGCTCGGGGACTTTTGTGGCCGGCCATTATGGCCACCATAACTTGCGGGGCCATCAACGCCACCCACTGTATGATGTCGGCGGGTATAGCTTCCAGGCAGCTAGACAATGAAAAACACGCCTTTACAGTGGTTAGCCTAGGCACCAAGGGCGAAACTCTCTTGGCTCTTGTGACCATAGCCTTGATTGCTACTCACTGGGACTATGCTGGTTTTACTTCCACGGTGGTTAAAAACGCTGGGGGTGCTTTCTCGCAGGCGTTTGCCGCTGCCGCAAAAAATCTCGGTATTCCGGAGCACATCGGCTTGACCATGGGTGCCTTAACGCTAACCGGGTTCATAATCACCACCATGGATGCTTACGCCCGGGGTGCACGCTACTCTTTAGAAGAACTGGCCCGGCGGTTGCGTCCCCTTGGTGCTCTACATCTTGAAAAGCCCATCATTTCCACATTTTTCGTAGTCTTAATAGGCACATGGATGGCTCTTAAGACCCCCTTTAACCAGCTCTGGGCTGGCTTTGCGCTGGTTTCTTTGACATTTGCCATTTATCCCTACGCGGTGGTTTTGATCAATCGCCTGGAAGAAGGAAAGCCCATTGATGGCCATTTCATTACTTGGATTGTGGTTCCTGGGGCATTTATGTACATTAGCGGGCTAGCTGCGCTTCTTTACTTCATATATAGGTTCAGCACTGAAGCGCAGTGGACCCCCCTGGTTATGGCAACCTTCCTGCTCGTCCTATTCGTTCTGAGCAGTTGCCAAATCGCTGCTAAGGTGACGAAGCTTCGCAGCCAAATTGCTAAGCCACCTGAGGGAAAGGTTGTAGATCTTACCTAG